One Poseidonibacter antarcticus genomic window carries:
- a CDS encoding MlaE family ABC transporter permease, with amino-acid sequence MNNNFRLKQLSNNTFELTLFNIWNNETLVENIKELNKLNISKSSKLIIDFGNVKECNSNALIYLISFFKTFKNENISVQNLLDNENKYRFYEKHYQDNDFVIEEKNYFIENIGKKTYQFYLGSLDFIKFLGKVFYFFIYSLLNPKKMRIKAMFKYIDTSAINALFIVGITSFLVGVVIAYQGAVQLEKFGANIFIVEMISITMFREIAPLLTAIVIAGRSASSYTAEIGAMKITDEIDAMRTMNFEPILFLTLPRIFALVISLPLLVFFADIVGLFGGMLISYIDLDITFLEFINRVGQEVPLKHFLLGIFKSVFFGMAIALIGCYRGFQVENNTTSIGKFTTMSVVNGIFVVIFLDAIFSIIFTEIGI; translated from the coding sequence ATGAATAATAATTTTAGATTAAAACAATTATCAAATAATACCTTTGAGTTAACTCTTTTTAATATTTGGAATAATGAAACACTTGTTGAAAATATTAAAGAATTAAATAAATTAAATATATCAAAAAGTTCAAAACTTATTATAGATTTTGGAAATGTAAAGGAGTGTAATTCTAATGCTCTTATATATTTAATCTCTTTTTTCAAAACTTTTAAGAACGAAAATATATCTGTACAAAATTTGTTAGATAATGAAAATAAATATAGATTTTATGAAAAACATTATCAAGATAATGATTTTGTAATTGAAGAAAAAAATTATTTTATTGAAAATATTGGGAAAAAAACATATCAATTTTATCTTGGATCTTTAGATTTTATAAAATTTCTAGGAAAAGTATTTTATTTTTTTATTTATTCCTTGTTAAATCCTAAAAAGATGAGAATAAAAGCAATGTTTAAATATATAGATACATCAGCTATAAATGCTTTATTTATTGTGGGAATTACATCTTTTTTAGTTGGTGTAGTTATAGCTTATCAAGGTGCAGTTCAACTTGAAAAGTTTGGTGCAAATATTTTTATAGTTGAGATGATTTCAATTACAATGTTTCGAGAAATTGCCCCTTTATTAACAGCCATTGTAATTGCTGGGAGGAGTGCTAGTTCTTATACTGCCGAAATTGGAGCTATGAAAATAACAGATGAAATTGATGCTATGCGTACAATGAATTTTGAACCAATTTTATTCTTAACTCTTCCTAGAATTTTTGCCCTAGTTATTTCTTTACCTTTATTAGTATTTTTTGCAGATATTGTTGGTTTATTTGGCGGTATGCTTATATCTTATATCGATTTAGATATTACATTTTTAGAGTTTATTAATAGAGTAGGCCAAGAAGTTCCTTTGAAGCATTTTTTATTAGGAATATTTAAATCAGTATTCTTTGGAATGGCAATTGCTTTAATTGGGTGTTATAGAGGGTTTCAAGTTGAGAATAATACTACAAGTATAGGTAAGTTTACTACTATGAGTGTTGTAAATGGAATCTTTGTTGTAATTTTTTTAGATGCCATTTTCTCAATAATTTTTACAGAAATTGGAATATAA
- a CDS encoding HlyD family efflux transporter periplasmic adaptor subunit has product MKKIYLLLPFCILFFTACFNEEKEVKFYGNVDVRTVSLAFRVSGRLDTLDFDEGQDLKKGDVIATIENSIFKENLNQINAQIKLQEIQIQKLEKGYRSEEIEKAKAQLSQVKANLDKTNKDFKRAQKLLKSNSISTQSYDNTKASALNLKAQYDYAKSSLNLLQNGYEIEDILSAKATLESLKAQRNILQINLDDTVLYSPVDGTIITKVYEVGSIVNASQTIVEVAKSDEYWVRSYISEKYLGIVKAGMKASISTDSNKSYEGVVSFISPLAEFTPKTVQTEDLRTDLVYRFRIVLKNVDNDLKQGMPVTISFPELDL; this is encoded by the coding sequence ATGAAAAAAATATATTTACTTTTACCTTTTTGTATTCTTTTTTTTACAGCTTGTTTTAATGAAGAAAAAGAAGTAAAATTTTATGGTAACGTTGATGTTAGAACTGTTTCTTTAGCATTTAGAGTTTCAGGAAGACTTGATACTTTAGATTTTGATGAAGGTCAAGACTTAAAAAAAGGTGATGTTATTGCCACAATTGAAAACTCTATTTTCAAAGAAAATTTAAATCAAATAAATGCGCAAATAAAGCTTCAAGAAATACAAATACAAAAGTTAGAAAAAGGTTATAGAAGCGAAGAAATAGAAAAAGCTAAAGCCCAACTCTCGCAAGTAAAGGCAAATTTAGATAAAACAAATAAAGATTTTAAAAGAGCTCAAAAACTTTTAAAATCAAACTCTATATCTACACAATCCTATGATAATACAAAAGCTTCTGCACTTAATTTAAAAGCACAATATGATTATGCAAAGAGTTCATTGAACTTACTTCAAAATGGATATGAAATAGAAGATATTTTATCTGCTAAAGCTACTTTAGAATCATTAAAAGCACAAAGAAATATATTACAAATAAATCTTGATGATACAGTTTTATATTCACCCGTTGATGGAACAATTATAACAAAAGTTTATGAAGTTGGCTCTATTGTAAATGCTTCGCAAACTATAGTTGAAGTTGCAAAAAGTGATGAATATTGGGTTCGTAGTTATATCTCTGAGAAATACCTAGGAATTGTAAAAGCTGGAATGAAGGCTAGTATTTCTACAGATAGTAATAAAAGTTATGAAGGAGTAGTTAGTTTTATATCTCCTCTTGCAGAATTCACTCCAAAAACAGTACAAACAGAAGATTTACGAACAGACTTAGTTTACAGATTTCGAATAGTTTTAAAAAATGTTGATAATGATTTAAAACAAGGAATGCCTGTAACTATAAGTTTTCCAGAACTTGATTTGTAA
- a CDS encoding ATP-binding cassette domain-containing protein: MSILSVKNLTKEFSKQKALNNISFEIQPNKITGVVGPDGAGKTTLLRILSGLLTFEAKEVQLMDLDLESNIQIIQEQIGYMPQKFGLYEDLTVEENLRLFANLQSIPLENLENRINELLQFTSLYDFKNFLAKNLSGGMKQKLGLASALIKKPKILLLDEPGVGVDPISRKELWSMVENLTKENVTVLWSTAYLDEAELCDEVILLNEGDILFFGNPDILKNKMADKVFDIVGDIKDKRKTLQLALQYDYIKDGLILGNNIKIITDESKQLPPLEDIKASNCEYKKSIPTFEDGFMNILKADFNGISKLAEQIEFINTDEENIIEVKNLTKKFGDFTATDNISFNIKKGQIFGFLGPNGAGKSTTFKMLCGLLKPTSGEAKVLGYNFMESSLKARWKIGYMSQKFSLYSDISVYENLKFYAGIYGLIGAKKKRKINNMLEIFELSKFKNKQAKDLPLGFKQRLSLACAIMHDPAVLFLDEPTSGVDPVTRREFWNHIYAMVQKGMTIMVTTHFMQEAEYCDEIALIYKGKAIAIDPPQELILKISPKATMQEAFIELIKRSDDVQN; the protein is encoded by the coding sequence ATGTCAATACTTTCTGTAAAAAATCTTACAAAAGAATTTTCAAAACAAAAGGCATTAAATAATATATCTTTTGAAATACAGCCTAATAAAATAACAGGAGTTGTAGGTCCAGATGGTGCAGGTAAAACTACACTTTTGAGAATACTAAGTGGACTTTTAACTTTTGAGGCCAAAGAAGTCCAACTTATGGACTTAGATTTAGAATCAAATATCCAAATAATACAAGAGCAAATAGGTTATATGCCTCAAAAATTTGGATTGTATGAAGATTTAACTGTAGAAGAAAATTTAAGATTATTTGCAAACTTACAATCAATTCCTTTAGAAAATCTTGAAAATAGAATAAATGAGTTATTGCAGTTTACTTCACTTTATGACTTTAAAAACTTCTTAGCAAAAAACTTGTCAGGTGGAATGAAACAAAAATTAGGACTTGCTAGTGCATTGATTAAAAAACCAAAGATTTTACTTCTAGATGAACCAGGAGTTGGAGTTGACCCAATTTCTAGAAAAGAGCTTTGGTCTATGGTTGAAAATCTTACAAAAGAAAATGTGACAGTTTTATGGAGTACTGCGTATTTGGATGAAGCAGAACTTTGTGATGAAGTTATACTTCTAAATGAAGGAGATATTCTTTTTTTTGGAAATCCTGATATTTTGAAAAATAAAATGGCTGATAAAGTATTTGATATTGTTGGAGATATAAAAGACAAAAGAAAAACACTGCAATTAGCGCTTCAGTATGATTATATAAAAGATGGTTTGATTTTAGGAAATAATATTAAAATCATCACAGATGAAAGTAAACAATTACCTCCTTTAGAAGATATAAAAGCTTCAAATTGTGAATATAAAAAATCTATTCCTACTTTTGAAGATGGTTTTATGAATATTTTAAAAGCTGATTTTAATGGTATTTCAAAATTAGCAGAGCAAATAGAGTTTATAAATACAGACGAAGAAAATATAATAGAAGTGAAAAATCTAACTAAAAAATTTGGTGATTTTACAGCTACTGATAATATTAGTTTTAATATTAAAAAGGGTCAAATATTTGGATTTTTAGGACCAAATGGAGCAGGAAAATCAACTACTTTTAAAATGCTTTGTGGCTTATTAAAACCAACAAGTGGAGAAGCCAAAGTATTAGGCTATAACTTTATGGAATCTTCACTAAAAGCTCGATGGAAAATAGGATATATGTCTCAAAAGTTTTCACTTTATTCAGATATAAGTGTCTATGAAAATCTTAAATTTTATGCAGGAATTTACGGACTTATTGGAGCGAAAAAGAAAAGAAAAATAAACAATATGTTGGAAATATTTGAACTTTCTAAATTTAAAAATAAACAAGCAAAAGATTTACCACTTGGATTTAAACAAAGATTATCTTTAGCTTGTGCCATTATGCACGATCCTGCTGTACTTTTCTTGGATGAGCCAACAAGTGGTGTTGACCCCGTAACTAGAAGAGAGTTTTGGAATCATATCTATGCAATGGTACAAAAAGGAATGACTATCATGGTTACCACTCACTTTATGCAAGAAGCTGAATACTGTGATGAAATTGCTTTGATATATAAAGGAAAAGCAATTGCAATT